ACACCAAGCCATCGAAAAAATATTGCGGATGAAACGACAATTGATTATAGGGAACTATTGCCTGGCAATGGGGATCGCTGTTGCACTGGCGGCCGGCTGTAAGAAATACCCCAATGTAGCTCCTGTTTTTGAAAAACAGGAGTTGAATGCCGACAGCGTTAAACGCAAGGTACTGGTCATTAGTATTGATGGTTTGCCGGGTAGTGAGTTAAAAGCAGCAACCGGGCTTACGAATATTGCGGCGCTTCTCAAAACGGCCAAGTTTAGTTATGCCGAGGCCAGACTTCCCAGACCCGCTACGGACGGCTCCAGCTGGGCTTCGCTGTTAACTGGCGTAACACCGGTTACCCATGGTATTACTGATAGCAGTTTTGAGTATAAGAATACAGACCCCGCGTCCAGCGGCGGCAGGGTGCCCTATGCCATGGATATTTTCAGAATCTTAAACATCAACAAACCCAGTTATACTTCGGCCCTGGTTACCCCCTGGGCTAACCTGGCCCGGTATGCCGAACGAACGGCCACTTACAGCTATGGCGTACTAAATGATGCCGTGGTAAAGGACTCGGCAGTCCGTTTGTTGAACCGCGATACAAGTCTTTCGCTGATGGTGGTCAATTTTAATGAGGTGGCACTAGCGGGCAAGGCCGCCGGCAATTATTCGCTCACCAACCCCGCATATAAAACCGCCCTTGAAAAAGCCGACGGGTATATTGGTAATATTTTGCAAGCCATGAATGCCCGGCCTGGCAAAAGCAAGGAACAATGGCTGGTGATCGTTACTTCCAACCCGGGGGCCGTTGCCAACCCCTTGCCCGGTTTTTTAATTTGTGCGTATCCCTCTTTTAGCGGGCAGGAAGTGAAAAAAGTAGGCTATTCTACGGTATTGTTTAATGACGATACCAGTACCTATGCCTATGTACCCAACCCCGAACTCTACGACCCCAAGTTACCGGACGAGTTTACGGTGCAGGTACGCACGTACAACCTGGATGGAAGGACCTATCCTGGGATTATATCCAAGTCGTCGCCTAAAATCGGAAATATTCAAAACAGTATTAAGGGATGGATGTGGCTAAATGTAAGCAATGGGGCCGTACAATATGAGGCCAATTTTGGCAGTGGCAGTCAAAAAGCTCCCCAAACTGCGGTGAGTGGCAGCGAATCAGTGAATCAATGGCATACTTATACCATGCAGGTTCGGTATACCAGCAGCACCAACAGAAGGGTTACTATGTTTGTAGACGGCAATAACAGGGGAGGTGCTTTTGATCTCAGCCTGATTGATTTCAGCAACCCGGCTGAACCCTTTAAACTGGGATTCAGAAAAGTAGATGCATCGATCCCCATGCAGTTTTATGCGGCGGACCTGGTTTATTTTAATACGGCCCTGCCGGACAGCATTATTAAGAATTATGTAAACCTGGTTGATTATAGCCGGCATCCTTATTATAAGAACCTGACTGGCTGGTGGCCGCTGGATGAAGCCAGTGGTAATGTGGCATACAATTATGCGCCTACCGGATCCGATATGGTCTTGAACGGGTCGTTCCGCTGGGTGAAACTGGATCCCAATGTGCCTCCGGGCAGAACGCCGGCCCCGCCGGATGCCACTGTTTCCATCAATGCTGCAGTAACGGATATCGCTGCGCACCTGAAATATTGGATGAACTTAAAGACGATGACCGTTGGGATTTCGAACTCATGGCTTAGCAACTTCTCGGCCGAAATTAAATAATAAGCGCGGTGGTGGAATCAGCCCCTGCTCCCTGTTTAAAGCGGTGCATAACTTCTTCGGAACAGTGGGCCAACCAAAAAATTTACCGTTCGGGCCGATGTAACAAATTGCAGCAGGTTTGATACCAGGAAAACGGGCGCCGGTAAATCATTTATACAGTTGATCCTTACAACATATTCATTAAACCTTAAAAAGCCGCCTCATATTTAAGAGACGGCTTTTGATTATTTTATTGCGGGTGGCTTTCTTATCGCATGAACAGCAGCTCCCGGTATTTCGGCAGGTACCACTCTTTATCGTCAACCAGTAATTCCAGCTTATCTACATGATAACGGATCTGGTCGAAGAATTTTGCCTTTACCTGGCTTTCGTATGCAATGGCCTTGGTACGCGTATCTTCAATAGCATTACAGATCTTACGTGCTTCGATCATTTGCTCTACCAGGTCGCTGGCTTTGTTGATGTGCTCGGAAATCTTATCCAGGATCTGTTTTTGATTGGCGTAAGCTTCTTCCGGAACACCTGCATCTTTCAGGCCACGGATATTATTGGCCAGAAGTGTTTGATAACGGATCGCCGGCGGCAGGATGATGCTGGTTGCCATTTCGCCCATGATACGACCTTCGATCTGTACTTTCTTAATGTATTTTTCGAGTTCGATCTCATGTCTTGCTTCCAGTTCAGATAGGGAGTAGATGCCGTTTTCAACAAACAGCTTTTTATTTTTT
The sequence above is a segment of the Niabella agricola genome. Coding sequences within it:
- a CDS encoding alkaline phosphatase family protein; translated protein: MKRQLIIGNYCLAMGIAVALAAGCKKYPNVAPVFEKQELNADSVKRKVLVISIDGLPGSELKAATGLTNIAALLKTAKFSYAEARLPRPATDGSSWASLLTGVTPVTHGITDSSFEYKNTDPASSGGRVPYAMDIFRILNINKPSYTSALVTPWANLARYAERTATYSYGVLNDAVVKDSAVRLLNRDTSLSLMVVNFNEVALAGKAAGNYSLTNPAYKTALEKADGYIGNILQAMNARPGKSKEQWLVIVTSNPGAVANPLPGFLICAYPSFSGQEVKKVGYSTVLFNDDTSTYAYVPNPELYDPKLPDEFTVQVRTYNLDGRTYPGIISKSSPKIGNIQNSIKGWMWLNVSNGAVQYEANFGSGSQKAPQTAVSGSESVNQWHTYTMQVRYTSSTNRRVTMFVDGNNRGGAFDLSLIDFSNPAEPFKLGFRKVDASIPMQFYAADLVYFNTALPDSIIKNYVNLVDYSRHPYYKNLTGWWPLDEASGNVAYNYAPTGSDMVLNGSFRWVKLDPNVPPGRTPAPPDATVSINAAVTDIAAHLKYWMNLKTMTVGISNSWLSNFSAEIK